The segment CTTATGATCCTCAAACACTGGTGGCTGTAGAGCTTGGACTGCTTGGAGAAGTTTGCTATCCAGTGTGACTTGAACGTTGGGGCGAAGGCCAGCATCCCAAGACTGGCAGTCCCAGAGTCCTAGAGTGCCGTAAGTTATGCGACTGCAGCTTTAACTTCGACAGCTGATGACGTAGCACAAGTACTCGAGGGTGTAAGATTACAGTAGACAGCCATTGTATTTATCCCTAATCAAACAGAGCTTGATTTAGTCATCGGCTCATCAAAAGATACTTCAATGGTTGAGACAGTCAGCATGTGCAGTGTTGAAGAGGTTCCAGGAACAGGTTAAGCATCACATAAGCATGCAGAAATTATTCACTGAACCAAGGAAATTAACAGCGAATTTGTAAATGGTGTGCAGCAAATATTAATGTGAAACAAAGAAGCTGAGTTGAAGTTGTAAACCGAGTTAAAGAAACAAGAGGAAATGATGTATGCATGTGTGGGAATACACACCCATACGTCTGAACTAAGTTCAGAGGTGATCTCATATCTGTGTGGGTTAAAGCAGTGTGGTCAAACTAAATGAGTTCCTACTGCCAGCAGTAAAAGAAACACAAAGCCAAAAGACAACCATTAGTGTTGAGAGGGGaaataatgtgtgtgtttgtgagctgATATTATTCAGAGTATTAACTCTGCAAAAGTTGCAAAAACTTAGAGGCACTCCAATCCAATCCAATCTGGTTCTAGCTTGATCTGTAGTGTCACTGAATAGCATGGTTGACTCTTTTAAGTAACAAACCAGTTTATGaatgatttacatttttagaatgtAATGTTGTGCAGTAAACTGCCAAAAGAAGGGATTGAAACTAACAGTAATGTAAAGAACAGCCTATAGATCAACAATGTGCAACAATATGCTGGTCTCACAGTGAAGAACATGTTTCACATCTGCTGTTGTGTCAAAGTCTTGTGTTCACAGAATGACTGAAGTTAAAACTCCCTGAGCTGTTAGCATTGTGCTCTTGAACATCAACCACAAGTTGATCTTGAGGGATTGTTCCTGTTACAGTATAAGTGTGCTGGAAATTACACATCAATGAAAAATACACACTAGTAATAAGATCTATTTGAATTCAAGAGAATATTTACAAGAAATACGAAGCAGCATTATGACTGGAATATGACTGACTATATCAGTACAGCAGATTTTAAAAACTTGGTCGATCAGATCAGAGGAAGCTGATTCAACACTTCCATCATGCAGTGATATAGTGTCAGTCAAATACAGCTCGTGTCAGAAATAAacactcagccaatcagatcagaGGAAGTTAAACACAGGAAGAGCTGCTAGTATTTAAAGACAGAGTTGTGAGCATATAATGAAGAGGAAgactgacagaaagagaaaatggcTGATAAGTGTCATCTGTGTCTGCTGGGACTGATCTTTCTCTCTTCACTTCTCACAGGTAAACACATTTCTACATGCTCTTTAAACTGCTGTCAATTAAGGGAATTGGGATTTTTGATGTAAAACATTTGTGAAACACAAAAAGCCCATTCACAACATATATGCTATAAAACTTTCCTTATTTTGACACTTTCTGTTTACTGACACAAGCTCAtggtttataatttttttgttcagATTTACCACAAAGCTCAACTTGACATCTGCATGGACATCTGTTTCAGCACATGCACCTTAATTCAGTCAGTAACTCAGGGAAAACAGAAAGTGTTTTGATTGGTCTAACCGTATGTGTCCACTAGCACAGAGAGaacattacatattttattatggTAGCTGAGTCAGAGTTTAGTTTATATCTGCATACAATAGTTTCAttcaaagataaaataataacaatataacatctcttccatctttgttttaccctctaactctagcattATCCTatttctattctttaaaaaaaaagataattctttttctcttttttatttttattaaccaGCTCTATTGCTCTATTCTATCTGTGTATTTATTTACTATagaatttaaccctctgggcctcttcggtcatttttgaccgaaaaattttgtgttttgaatttttaaaaatcgtagcttcatcagaatgagatgacacttggtgacttttgttgcattagctatgtgagtaaaaaaaaaaaaaatcagtgacatgattcggatatgttaaagggtcaaaaaaaaaaaaaaaagtcacacttggctccttcgcagtcaaaaatgaccgacataggaaatgaatgggaaatacgaaaaaatgtgataattcagataatcttttggtaatacaaccTACAAATGAGAAACTGTGcggaaaagaagtgttcagcaagcaaggactgacactctaagataacaaaagtacagaactgacacacacacgtgcacacacacacacacagacacacagaaataagcagaaaaatgcaaaacctgatatttatccaatcaaaaaaatatctaaaccttgccaaaatttatcttttagaatgtctgaatatatttctaaatgcaaagcctaataaaatgaagaaacagtaaaaagaaaaaaaacaataggaatcccaaagcccctgtatatatgtatatagggagacacaggagtttacatggcattacacaagtttttattttttatgccactagatggtgcaattttcactttaaaaaaatggattttaaatgcttttactctattttaatgtgaaatgttgtatttattgaaaaataataaatacataattaattaaaaaatataatataaaatataaatctactgggaaaaaattgctcattaaaactgtatatatattgcatagattcataaaaaaatgctcaaaattctaaataataattacaaaatattattgaacacaaatatatttaattgattttcctgaagaaaaaaaaaagttaatttttaaggcttcggtcacttttgaccgcgagggagccaagtgtgaccccttaatgaggaggcccagagaaAACTCTTGCCATACTGCATTGAGCTAATCTGAGACTTGTCATACATAGTACTTACAtagcattgctcttttgttgattttaattGAGTCCATTGTCGTTATTTGTAAgtaaagcatctgctaaataactaaatgtaaatttaaatgtaatatattgtgTTTCAGGtaccagtggagtggatgatgttCATGTGTTCATCAGTTCTGGTGAAAATGTCCGTCTGCTCTGTAATAATGCTCTTCCTGACTGCAAATCAACTACATGGGTCTATGACAGATATTCAGCAACAGTTGAACTGATTGGTTTAGGGATAAAGAAGGAAGACACAGAGAGTCATGAGAGACTGAGTCTGGGGTCCGACTGCTCTCTGAACATCAAGAACATCACAAAAGAAGATTATGGATTATACATCTGCCGACAATATGTGAATGAACAACAACAGGGACCTGATGCACGTGTTTATCTGCATGTTCTTCACGGTAATTTTATGGTTATGTGGTCAATTTAAAAATATcaaattctttatttaaactCTCATGCTGATTGAAAGTGTGAtttgtgtgttattttgtgtttcagtctctTCATCATCCTCACAGACTGAGATCAGTCCAGGCAGCTCTGTGACTCTCTCCTGTCAGTTGTATTCATCAGATACTGGAGTCTCTTGTGATGATTGGATCCGTTCTGAGGGAATTGAGGTGTTCTGGGTGAATCAGGCTGGTGTTAAACTGACGATATCAGACTCCAGATATCAGATATCAGCTCCAGGACACTGTATCATCACTCTGACTACAACACTCCTGAATGACGATGACAACAGAGAGTggagatgcaatgttactcacaGAAATCAACTCAAGACCTCAGCCACATTTACTGTCAAGAGTTCAGGTGAGAAAACAATCTCATGAAGTAGTACTAGAAGAGTCTCTGATTAAATTCTGATTATCACATTTTACAGTATTCATCTTTACAGCTCAAGATAAAACAACAAGAGCAGTGATTTCAGTCCACATCACAAACTCTCAGGATCACAAAACTACAAACACACATGTGACTAAATGTACATCATCACTGTCTTTCTCACAGTTGTCAGTTGTATGTTTGTAGTGGTTAGTTTTAATATATGGTCAGTTTTGGTCAGTCCCATTTTTGTGATCTTGCCTATGTTACTGAAAATGTTACTGAGTGAAAACAAGTCTCTCTAGTAGAAAACAGTGGTAGCTTTGCCTTGTTttaagggaagacactgcaggcaaaaatgcagtttttcatgcacctgtcaagtttgaaatttaggtatttatttatttatttatttattttgagttgtggaaagaaaacatccaaaaacactgttaattgtttcttttatagcactttatctatttgtagcaatagatttCCAATTACAatacacagtgccttgcaaaattattcacaccccttgatttttttcacattttgttatgttgatgcattatgttaaactactttatattgctttttcccccacatcaatctacactcccaaATAAAATTTGCACATTTGGTTTTGGCTTTGTCATTATTAGGTGTATGGAGTGTAATTTTTactaatgtattaaaaataaaacactgaaataagtacactgcataagtattcataccctttactcagtacatagttgaagcagctttacagcctcgagtattttgggtctgatgtgaccagCTTTggacatctgcatttggcaattatctgcctttctttgcctcaccttttcacctctccatctctgtcagcttggacattttctaaagtcctagttgttccagtcgtcttcctttatggagaatgcttctgtcaaccttcaatgcagcagatttgtttctgaactcttctctagatcatcgccttaacacacgtctgtcactgagctctacaggcagttatcttggtttttgctctgatatgcattttcagctgttagacctattctgagaggtgtgtgtgtttctaaatcagactcattcacatgaatttgccacagtttaactccactccaagtgtaggaacatctagaagcaatatgaatgctcctgagctaaattacGAATGTccaagaaaagggtatgaatacttatgcaacaggatctttttagttttttatttttaataaatttgcacaaatgttaaaaacctatttttgctttgccattatggagtagggagtgtagattgatgtgggaaaaaagtaatttaaagtagtttaacataatgcagcaacataacaaaatgtgaaaaaaaaatgaaggtgtatgaataatttcgtaaggcactgtatatttttaaaggctgttttttcaaaatgagtttttcttctacactgagccatatatatccacttcagtagcacttacacacaccaaactttacattgttattcctgtctatatctggaaggtttttacagagggatttgttcaaatATGATtcacttgattttatacaacattttataaaaaaaataaaaaataaaaaataaatacaaataaatatgttgttttctgtctgttctaagtttttttttgttttgttttttttttttttgtttttttttttggcgtgacgaaatgagatacacaaaattccctctgtaaaaacttttgactctatatgtcaaaaaaaataaaataagaatttagcacatttttaattcagtaatgcttcatttttatattcaaacataacattttagaaaacgtgtaATACAAAACATGTtcacaattatcaatgtaatcaatcaactgggtaagtaaggggataactattagttaatgttgtaccctattcacctgcagtgtttcgccttaaattaacactaaacatttagataaaaaaattactaaatctaATTTGTAAAAAAGAAATCTATTTACGCTTTGGTTAATACATattcatgttgagagaaatcaaaaGTACAGAGGTGTTGTGTGTGCAGTTTAAACATGAGGTTAATGTAGTTCTAGAATAAATCTGAACCCATTAATTCATctctcacaaaaaaaaataagaaaaaaaaaacatacatttttcatCAAAATGAATGAACCGACTTTCTCctgcgttctactgtacagacgtgcaTTTTCTTTCCCTTCAGCctcgtttcagttttttttttttttttttggtgtgaaagggcttttacatttgctaaaagtATAACTttcatatataaaaaacaaacaaacaaacaagtaagCCCTGCCCAGAATTAAAATgcaatgtaacacattactttccataaaaagtaactaagtaaaatatttaattactttttagggaataatgcagtattgtaatgcattacttctaacagtaactttccccaacactgtctaTATAATGTTAAtctggcaactagtaaatacgcTAGTTATGTCATGTTAGCCTTTGTGGAAACTTTTGCAAGTGGGTGCTGTAATTTGCCCCATGGCTGTGCCCATAATCGGGTTGAACTTATGTCTTtgttaactgaaaaaaataaatacaaactttCATGGCGTGCAGCAGTAAAAAAGAGGAACTGGAATGTGCATGTGTGTGATTGACAGCTCTGATCTACTGCAGTCAAACTGTTCTCACAATCAGCAATAACATGTTTCCAAACCTCAACAGTGAGATCACAGCTCTCAAACActacatgatgatgatgatgatgatgatgatgatgatgatgatgatgatgatgtattTTATTTGAGTGTCAAACACTTTAATTGGTGCCCAGCCCTCAAGGGCTTATAAGACACTTTATCAGATTATATACAATAGCCACATGGCAGAATACAGAGCACAACACAACATATGAACACATGCAAAAAGGAGAAAATTTGTCAAATGGGATACAAAATACTTTGGCGCAGACACCAGGCCTTTTCCACAAATTTAGCATgagtaaaaaacattattttaaaacaaccAACACAGCATTTCAGCTTCATATTTCCAAAATAAATCAGGATTTTTCAACTGAATCGATTCAAAAAGAGAATTCCTTAGATCGCTCTATAAAGGACAATGAAAAATGAACTGAAATTCATCTACAACTGCTGTAATGAATACAGTATTGTACTTGTGAAGGTGTAGAATAGCTATCAGTCATCTCAGTATTGTAAGAACAACTACAATTTAAATGAAGCATAACATTAATGTTTCTCTGGCCATCCTCAACTGAAGCACAGGCTCCACTCTGTAGGCTCTCTCTGTCAGCTCTTATAGAGGGTTTGCGTCTGCGTCACATTTTGTTCAGTTAACCTGATGCTCGGCCATTGTGGTGATATTCTGAgctggctcaggtgtgtatttttattgaaacataaatatttcaccctcatttccttcaaaaaaatctattttaccctctgtacaaaaaatactcacactcaggaccttaaggacaaaaatgtccacatagaaacccattaaaactgcaattttttaacccagggccatttgaccaTAAAATGACGCAATATTTgataataggcattcattctatcggaaaggcttcaaattgtaaatttttaccattttttactagattgtgccatttttttttttttcaaatttggcatataaaagaaatacttttttgtgttttctgcttatgcatattatagcctattatagagtcaattggaaaaataatgcagctataattgtgtgggtatgttggtgaggatgtcagagtgtggtttgcatgtgtttactgaaaattttatgGGTGCAATATGCTTGAAAGAATTTATATTGTACTGGTAATCAAAAATCCCGCTCCATGTATATGAGTCTCACCCTTGGCAGGGTTGTAGGGCCATGAGAAGGCtatgaataaggtcaaagaaggttaaagagctttgaggatttttatttttcacccaaacacacattttaatccttgattgcactttttcatttgttattgtttttgtacagagataaaaggtgagcttgaatttgatgtagaagttcagacggctctaaacacattgtttttgttttcaccacaaaaAAACGCTGATTTTGTAGTCTGGCAGATTgtatacaaagtttgagtgtttgCACAGCCCGGACAGGTGTTCGCAAAACAAAACCTAGACATATTTGGTGCTTGggggcttggtcatttcattgcttgcaagatgaagagacgttactcagcagaggaagctctggagctagtgttgcccactgacagtgagtattatgtaaagaaaccagcatttaaagggttaaaattctgaaaattaatgaatgtttggtatctatggatagaacagatgctggttaaaaaatccatatcagtgaaagtggaaaaaaatattaataaatcatattttatgacagtttttggacatggacattttgtCCATTTtacacctatgtgtaacttttttttttaatgcacaagggttaatgaCCGTGAATGattattacagaaattaatataaATGCATGGCATACATCTAATCATTACATTAAACCTTttacaaaatactttttaaatataatagtCCACAAGAACTGATGATGTGACATGTTGTGTAATTGTCATTATTGACAGATGTATTTTGATGGGTTTGTTTGTTTACTGGCACTTTTAATGCAGAGTCAAATTCTCAACGAGATCTTGTTCCTCGAGATGTACCATTTGcaaaaatataaattcagaatttgtaaatctcttttttttctcaattctgtGCTGAATACTTATTTCAGTCTGTTTTTCAATCTTCTCCATCACAGGACAGAACATCTCCTTTACTTTAAGGTGGATTTTAATCTCAGCTGacttatgtttttcttttcttctctttctttttttttccagcagtcCTTCATTTCTCAAATCTCTTGCTCCCAACAGTGCTGgcctaaacaaacaaacaaacaaaaacaaaaaactgattaCATCAGGGTTGAGGTCAGGCATTCTGTCTGTTTGTGGGATTCTGGTGCCCCCTGGAGAAACTTTTAAGTGTGACTCTCAAGAATTTCTTAGTCAGAAACATTAACAGATGACCAAATGAGTGGTTAAACAGTTATTGCAgtttttgtttgttctgaacCTGTTAGTTCCCCAAACCACAAAAATCTAAAACTTCTGACTTGGAATTTACAGATAGAACGACATTCAGAGAAGTCAATGAGTTAtcacaaataatatatttattctgAAGCACCAGTCTCTGcttctgctttaaaaaaaaaaaaaaaaaaaaaaaaaacaacgagagaaataaatataatggacAATATGATTCATCTTCAGTAATAtgtgtatatttacatttatgtttgtATTTGACAATTATTGTTGTATTTTTCTGTCATCCTAACTTTATATCTGTATAACAGATTTTCACGCAACATGTAGGTTTTAGACATATTTCACTTATGCAAATCCTTAGTAAAATAATACGTCTGCTTGTCATGTCCACACACACACGGAGAGGAGGAAGAAGATATTACTTTATGAGATTTATTGGGAGGTGAGTACACTTTGAACAGGGTTCCAAAGAAGAGCGTGGGAGAATTGGGCAAGAGGATGAGAAGAACCACAGAGGAgtgtccatgcaacttcgattccagccggtgagtgaatgacaaAGGTGAGTATTTAAAGGGAGCGGGTAattgctggtgcaggtgtggGTGATTAGGGCTTTGTTGATGGTTCACAGGTGTGGTGAATTGGGATTTGGTTGGATGGTGATAGATCATGGTGACTGGGACTGAGGGAAcatgctgagggtgtgacatgggccttcttgggctcattgaagacgagccgtgctgctgcattttgaatcatttgtagaggcctgattgtacatgctggaagaccagctaaaagagcattgcagtagtccagcctggaaatgaccagggcctgtacgaggagttgtgcagcatgctctgatAGGAAgtgcctgatctttctgatgttttgcaatgcaaacctgcaggatcgagcagttttagctatgtggtctttaaaagtcaattggtcttCAAAGATTACAcaaagatttctggctgaagtcgatggggtaattgttgattaacctaactggatggagaagtcatgttgtaaagttggagtggcaagacaaggagctcagttttagctagattgagctgaagatggtgttccttcatccatgcagagatatctgccaggcagccagagatccttgcagctactgatggatcatctagtttgaaagaaagatagagctgtgtgtcatcagcatagcaatggtaggataAGCCATGTGCcggtatgatggggcccagagatgcggtatatatggagaagaggaggggtccaagaactgatccctgaggaaccccagtgaccagttgagttttcgaaacctcccctccccaggccactctgaaagacctgccagagagataggatttgaaccagcgaagtgaagtccctgtgattcccaacgatgagagggtagacaggaggatctggtgatttaccgtgtaaaatgctgcagataggtccagcaagatgagtactgatgttttggaatcagcttttgcaatcctcagggcttcagtgacagaaAGTAgcgccgtctcagttgaatggcctctcctgaaccctgactggttagaatccaataggttgttctgtgagagaaataaagatagctggtagaaaacaatgtttttgctatgaaaggaaggagagagacaggtctatagttgaCTATGAGTGAAGTGtgaagtgtaggttttttgagcagtggggttacccgggcctgcttaaatgtagtggggaaagtgcctgtgagaagagatttgttgatgatgtgtgtgagcgctggtaggattgtaggggagattgcttggataaggtgtgaggggatggggtctaaaggacatgtcgttggatggctggagaggagaagtttggttacttctgcctcagaatggggatggaaggagaagaggggagtttcagccgtgggtgtggtcagttttagttcctgtatgtgtggagctgagaacttattactgatagatgtttgatcagctgttatagaagtggtgggaggtggtggatggggacagagcagtgaattaaaagttttgaaaaggttgcatgtgtccggagcattgttgatcttgttgtggaagtatgaagatttggcagtatggacttgggtagagaaagataaaagcagagactgatacatactcaagtcagatggatccttagatttgtgccattttctctcagctgccctgagtttggaccgatgctcatgaagaacatcggatagccaagggttcgaaggagcagcccgtgctggcctggaggagagagggcatatatcatctaggcaagaagttagagtggaacataacgtgtcggttgctgcattagtatccaggtatgtgaagtgggtaggagagggaagagaggaggatactgaggaagaaagatgggagggtgagagagagcgtaggtttcgtctaaaagtaacaggtagggggGATGGGGGTGCACAAGTGGCAAGATTaagtgtaatgaagaagtggtcagagatgtgtaggggtttgaccacaagtACAATGTTGTCTGAAGTACAATTCCGTGTGTAAAGGAGATCAAGTTGGTTGTTCCAAAGCaaaaccgtgaaagagaaaggttcagtggaagaggtgtctaTAGGACAcaggttagagagattgcgtcggcgtgtgcatgtgatgttagtgcggtgtgtagagagcaccggaatgagttggaaacacatgataaagaaggacagaaagaagagtgagaaaaaGGAGAGGAGTACTGAAGTGCTTTGTtggtgtcgttgctcggataagtcgcgcaggagaagtcgcaagtctttactcttGTCAGTCTTCActcgaggaggctgaacgcttccactgaggcttcagcgtcagctgataCAACAGTTAATACCACCACACCACCAATCAATACTTAGGTGATAGCAGCTGGGGACGCCCACTGGGCTGAGTCAATCCCAAATGGATGGTACGCAAATGGGTCAGACCGAAACTAAAAACTAACACCCTTTGCACCGTCCGCTCAGCATTTCAATTAGAATGAGAGCAATCAAAACTACAGGTTACAACGAAATCAGCAGGAACAAATAaactgaaattaataaataatgtctAGCAACAACTAAATCAAATAGAAACGAATAAGTCAAATAGTTTAGAAAACAAGGACGTGATTCTCTAGCAGCAACAAAAGTAACAACCGCCTATTTAAACTACAGCATTTAAGTACTCACTAACGCACTGTCTTCCTGTCcgcaaagtttttt is part of the Garra rufa chromosome 1, GarRuf1.0, whole genome shotgun sequence genome and harbors:
- the LOC141337244 gene encoding uncharacterized protein; protein product: MADKCHLCLLGLIFLSSLLTGTSGVDDVHVFISSGENVRLLCNNALPDCKSTTWVYDRYSATVELIGLGIKKEDTESHERLSLGSDCSLNIKNITKEDYGLYICRQYVNEQQQGPDARVYLHVLHVSSSSSQTEISPGSSVTLSCQLYSSDTGVSCDDWIRSEGIEVFWVNQAGVKLTISDSRYQISAPGHCIITLTTTLLNDDDNREWRCNVTHRNQLKTSATFTVKSSAQDKTTRAVISVHITNSQDHKTTNTHGSKEERGRIGQEDEKNHRGVSMQLRFQPVDGEVWWWRCKLSIHGRSI